Proteins from a genomic interval of Pectinophora gossypiella chromosome 28, ilPecGoss1.1, whole genome shotgun sequence:
- the LOC126379074 gene encoding uncharacterized protein LOC126379074: MATDVSEMIANQESIFVTLKQLCSNYKKDSPSRKTLTYLEEHLKRLNSNWEKFISNHMDLVKSGKTDTEYFRDDVYAKMKTLYEEVLQDMLQRKSALTSKPTNLFIESVHINPLLSNAQKMQHLKSKLKDEAERIVSHLRVSAENYTSCWELLTNRYDNQSLLFNSYMNTLFNHPALQQESAVGLRKLHDMHEAETEHLTNRNNSNQLPLTSSSHAVNNITDVNKEVLLTTIQLRVKTIDGNYVTLRGLLDQGSQVSLITEDAAQRLRLKRKKLSAVVSGIGSLSGNCKGAVNLECKSIHTDYTLHIEALVLKKLINNLPSTTFSLDNWHYLENLKLADPNFNTSGPVDLLLGADIYSDIILDGVMRNDNLPVAQQTKVGWIISGRVKTFNCLVIHNDLQNMTRFWESEEITPNSTDINKQDFCEEMYTKTTTRLPDGKYVVQMPMQPGYEHNLPTTRPQALSQFMQLERKMEKNNEYSKEYNRFMNEYIAMGHMKPITKQTKQKQQLYLPHHGVLRLESLTTKLRVVYNASYKTRNNQSLNDLMYTGPNLQKDMLTLLINWRTYKYVFTADVEKMYRQIWLDENQQHLQTVFWRGSRAEPLQEWQLCTVTYGTKAAPYLAMRTMHQLGQDEQLNYPVAAEVLKNYFYMDDLVYGQDTIESSKQLISELIKLLEKGGFNLRKWNSNEPTILDDLRDDQRCSKTTIDFSSEQTPSSKTLGMRWNPAADTFTYNWNLPAKDNLTKRNLLAQISKLYDPLGWLSPTTIKAKLLFQKMWMSKNEWDEPVSAAVVKEWEDIRQDLHNVNKLTIPRWLNCTTNKLEIHGYCDASEKAYACVLYSRVQSDGGCYITTLITAKTKVAPLNKKVTLPRMELCGALLLAKLVDKLKTIITSKELQINCWSDSKVVLAWLQGNVQRWERYVANRVTQINNVIPPTQWRYVKSEENPADCATRGLTPSQLVTFNLWWEGPQQLETEKFVNNNENQETYTTCDEIKTNCFITKGEKKGDIIPTLLNRYSDLKRVTRVLACVLRAVQIFSIQKRNNAINNLPNCEKRVLPLSPQELTTATERIIKDVQEQCFSEDIERLKKGIPISQKSNLLKLTPYLDDKGLLRVKGRLTNSMLPTESKHPFILPAKGRLTELLIQEAHIITIHGGARLTLAQLRLEYWIIGGGSTVKKQLRQCVRCHRYKPHRNTQLMADLPKERVTPARPFTNTGVDFTGHIEIKINKGRGVKTCKAYVAIFICMATKAVHLELVSDLTTQTFLAAFKRMCARRGTPQNVFSDNGTNFVGAAKQLQQDFELNKTFLASEFQDNMSNLRVQWHFNAPLWPTAGGLWEAAVKSMKYHLKRVLGEQKLTFEQFSTLLAQIEGCMNSRPLCPLSEDIEDLEYLTPGHFLVGGPLLSLPQQEEDFNQYDLRNRWRLVEQMNIHIWKRWSSEYLHQLQERSKWHHPTKNLGEGNVVLVTDENLPPGQWALGRVTELHPGADGKVRVVTIKTKKGHLKRPITKLAPLPQQDDLQTNLQTKKKAEESDTPILQKTNKKGKKTICSLFTILLMSADIDVPTINSSINNMFNLNWNNAQLNMTELKPTSLDFGKIEQQLAYQKQNEKLPMTSHLSVHDTYLYSVTTLLLGGMLTAALYFYIKKRCIKRKTPNSSSKTYMRNTEPDIELQEVRNPTPAEPVYSEVKTKRSEFNFD, encoded by the exons ATGGCAACGGACGTCTCGGAGATGATTGCCAATCAGGAGTCTATCTTCGTAACTCTAAAACAACTATGTTCCAACTACAAGAAAGATAGTCCCTCAAGGAAGACTCTGACGTACCTGGAGGAACATCTTAAGCGTCTAAACTCTAACTGGGAGAAGTTTATCAGCAACCACATGGATTTAGTGAAATCTGGAAAAACGGACACCGAATACTTTAGAGATGATGTATACGCGAAAATGAAAACTTTATACGAAGAAGTGTTACAAGACATGCTTCAACGGAAGTCCGCGTTGACTTCTAAACCAACAA ATCTTTTTATTGAGAGCGTACACATCAACCCTCTCCTCTCTAATGCCCAAAAAATGCAACACCTTAAGTCCAAGCTTAAGGATGAGGCTGAGAGAATAGTATCTCATCTCAGAGTGAGCGCCGAGAACTACACTTCATGCTGGGAACTGCTTACAAACAGATACGACAATCAGAGCCTACTTTTTAACTCTTACATGAACACGCTCTTCAACCATCCCGCTCTACAACAGGAGTCCGCCGTGGGCCTTAGAAAACTCCATGAT ATGCATGAGGCGGAAACTGAACATCTAACGAATAGAAATAATTCTAACCAACTTCCTCTAACTTCAAGCTCACATGCCGTCAACAACATAACTGACGTTAACAAAGAGGTTTTACTGACGACTATACAACTACGAGTAAAAACTATAGATGGAAACTATGTAACACTTCGAGGCCTACTTGACCAGGGCTCACAAGTAAGCCTAATTACTGAGGATGCTGCACAGCGACTCAGGTTAAAACGTAAAAAACTGAGTGCGGTCGTATCTGGAATCGGATCGCTGTCGGGAAACTGTAAGGGAGCGGTGAACTTAGAATGCAAGTCTATCCATACTGACTACACGCTCCACATCGAAGCTTTAGTATTGAAGAAACTAATAAACAACTTACCAAGCACTACATTTTCCCTGGACAACTGGCATTACCTGGAAAACTTAAAACTCGCCGACCCTAACTTCAACACCTCGGGCCCAGTTGATCTGTTGCTGGGTGCCGACATCTACTCAGACATCATACTCGATGGTGTGATGAGAAACGATAACTTACCAGTAGCGCAGCAAACGAAGGTGGGTTGGATTATCAGCGGCAGAGTGAAAACGTTCAACTGTCTCGTTATACACAACGACCTGCAAAACATGACGCGCTTTTGGGAGTCGGAAGAGATAACGCCTAACTCAACCGACATAAACAAACAGGACTTCTGTGAAGAAATGTACACTAAAACTACAACTAGATTACCAGACGGGAAGTACGTGGTCCAGATGCCTATGCAGCCAGGCTATGAACATAACTTACCAACAACTCGACCTCAGGCCCTGTCGCAGTTCATGCAACTGGAACGAAAGATGGAGAAAAACAACGAGTATAGCAAGGAGTATAATCGTTTCATGAACGAATACATTGCGATGGGACACATGAAACCTATAACTAAACAAACTAAACAGAAACAACAACTATACTTACCTCACCATGGTGTACTCAGGTTAGAGTCACTAACGACTAAACTACGAGTGGTCTATAATGCCTCCtacaaaacaagaaataatcAGAGTCTCAACGACTTAATGTACACGGGACCTAATCTGCAGAAGGATATGTTAACACTCCTTATCAACTGGCGAACATACAAGTACGTTTTCACTGCTGACGTGGAGAAAATGTACAGGCAGATTTGGCTTGATGAAAACCAGCAACATCTACAAACAGTATTCTGGAGAGGGTCACGCGCCGAACCTTTGCAAGAATGGCAACTTTGTACTGTGACGTACGGAACAAAGGCTGCACCGTATCTTGCAATGCGGACCATGCACCAACTCGGTCAAGATGAACAACTTAACTACCCGGTGGCGGCAGAAGTACTTAAAAACTACTTTTACATGGACGACTTAGTCTATGGACAAGACACGATCGAATCGTCTAAACAGCTTATTAGCGAACTTATTAAACTACTGGAAAAAGGAGGTTTCAACTTACGTAAATGGAACAGCAACGAGCCAACCATTTTGGATGACTTACGAGATGACCAGCGCTGTAGTAAGACGACTATCGACTTCAGCTCTGAACAAACTCCAAGCTCGAAGACACTCGGAATGCGCTGGAACCCGGCCGCCGACACTTTTACCTACAATTGGAACTTACCGGCAAAAGATAATTTAACGAAACGTAACTTACTAGCACAGATAAGCAAACTCTATGACCCACTCGGATGGCTGTCACCCACAACCATCAAAGCGAAATTACTCTTTCAAAAGATGTGGATGAGTAAAAACGAGTGGGACGAACCAGTATCTGCTGCAGTAGTAAAGGAATGGGAGGACATACGACAAGACCTACACAACGTAAACAAACTTACTATACCCCGATGGTTAAATTGCACTACAAACAAACTTGAAATACACGGATACTGCGATGCAAGCGAAAAGGCGTACGCTTGCGTCCTGTATAGTCGAGTGCAATCTGATGGCGGCTGTTACATCACTACATTAATTACAGCCAAAACAAAGGTCGCACCGCTGAACAAGAAAGTAACATTGCCTCGAATGGAACTATGCGGGGCCCTTTTATTGGCCAAACTGGTTGATAAACTGAAAACTATCATAACTAGCAAAGAACTGCAAATAAACTGCTGGAGCGATTCCAAAGTAGTCCTGGCGTGGCTACAGGGCAATGTACAACGATGGGAGCGCTACGTCGCTAACAGAGTGACACAAATAAACAATGTAATTCCTCCCACACAGTGGCGCTACGTAAAGTCGGAAGAAAACCCCGCTGACTGTGCCACTAGAGGTCTCACACCATCCCAACTTGTAACATTTAACTTATGGTGGGAGGGACCCCAACAGCTAGAAACCGAAAAGTTTGTAAACAACAACGAAAATCAAGAAACATACACTACAtgtgatgaaataaaaacaaattgtttCATAACAAAAGGAGAAAAGAAAGGCGATATCATACCTACACTATTGAACAGATATAGTGATTTAAAACGTGTAACACGAGTACTAGCGTGTGTACTACGAGCTGTGCAAATATTTAGCATTCAGAAAAGAAATAATGCTATTAATAACTTACCCAACTGCGAAAAAAGAGTGTTGCCTTTATCTCCACAAGAACTAACTACTGCGACTGAACGAATAATTAAAGATGTTCAAGAACAATGCTTTAGCGAAGATATTGAGAGACTAAAGAAAGGCATCCCTATATCACAAAAGAGCAACTTATTAAAACTGACTCCTTATCTCGACGATAAGGGTCTCTTACGAGTAAAGGGACGCCTAACTAACTCAATGTTGCCAACAGAATCCAAGCATCCGTTCATCCTTCCCGCTAAAGGACGATTGACGGAGCTTCTAATTCAAGAAGCGCATATCATCACTATCCACGGCGGTGCACGTCTCACTCTAGCACAACTACGCTTAGAGTATTGGATTATAGGAGGAGGCAGTACTGTCAAAAAACAACTAAGACAATGCGTGAGATGTCATCGTTACAAGCCGCACCGAAACACACAACTCATGGCTGACTTGCCAAAGGAAAGAGTCACACCAGCAAGACCTTTCACGAACACCGGTGTGGACTTCACTGgccatattgaaataaaaatcaacAAGGGCAGGGGAGTCAAAACGTGTAAGGCTTATGTAGCAATTTTCATTTGCATGGCAACAAAAGCCGTGCATTTGGAACTTGTTTCTGACCTAACAACACAAACGTTCCTAGCTGCTTTCAAGAGAATGTGCGCACGGAGAGGTACACCACAAAACGTCTTTTCGGATAACGGCACGAACTTTGTAGGTGCCGCCAAACAGCTACAACAAGACTTTGAACTTAACAAAACTTTCCTAGCTTCAGAATTTCAAGACAACATGAGCAACTTACGCGTACAATGGCACTTCAACGCACCTCTGTGGCCTACAGCAGGTGGGCTCTGGGAGGCTGCGGTAAAATCGATGAAGTACCATCTTAAGCGAGTCCTCGGCGAGCAAAAGCTCACATTTGAGCAATTTTCAACGTTGCTGGCGCAGATAGAGGGCTGTATGAACTCGCGCCCCTTGTGCCCACTCTCGGAAGACATCGAAGATCTGGAATACTTAACCCCAGGTCACTTCCTCGTCGGCGGACCGCTGCTGTCACTACCACAGCAAGAAGAAGACTTCAACCAGTACGACTTGAGAAACAGATGGAGACTTGTTGAACAAATGAACATCCATATATGGAAACGATGGTCCAGCGAGTACCTCCATCAACTCCAGGAACGCAGTAAGTGGCATCATCCAACAAAGAACTTGGGAGAAGGCAACGTAGTACTCGTGACAGACGAAAACTTGCCTCCGGGGCAGTGGGCTCTTGGTAGAGTGACAGAACTCCATCCAGGAGCGGATGGCAAGGTTCGGGTGGTcactataaaaactaaaaaaggacACCTGAAACGACCTATTACGAAACTAGCACCGCTGCCGCAACAAGATGACCTGCAAACTAACTTACAAACTAAAAAGAAAGCAGAAGAAAGCGACACCCCTAtcctacaaaaaacaaataaaaagggGAAGAAAACTATTTGCAGTCTATTCACAATACTGCTT ATGAGTGCTGACATAGATGTACCAACAATAAACTCTTCGATTAACAACATGTTTAACTTAAATTGGAACAATGCCCAACTAAACATGACGGAACTCAAACCTACATCATTGGACTTCGGTAAGATTGAGCAACAACTGGCATATCAGAAGCAAAATGAGAAGCTACCAATGACGTCACACTTATCGGTTCACGACACTTACCTATACTCCGTCACAACTTTGCTGTTGGGAGGAATGCTTACAGCAGCCCtctatttttacattaaaaagaggtgcataaaaagaaaaactcccAATTCATCCTCTAAAACTTACATGAGAAACACGGAACCAGATATAGAGTTGCAAGAAGTACGCAATCCGACACCAGCGGAACCTGTCTATAGCGAAGTGAAGACGAAACGTTCAGAATTTAACTTTGACTAA